The Candidatus Marinimicrobia bacterium CG08_land_8_20_14_0_20_45_22 genome contains a region encoding:
- a CDS encoding RNA polymerase subunit sigma: MTKKEKKISGDSNRALSKYLEEIGKFSPLTPEKEIELAQRLRGGDREALKILTECNLRFVVSVAKDYQGQGLPLTDLINEGNLGLIKAAERFDETRGFKFISYAVWWIRQSILQALAEHSRIVRLPLNRVGTISKITKEAEILEQQYERAPLQDEIAAGLEMQSEEVSDAIRISRKHQSLNDPFRDGESNALIDVIEDDVQAPPYHILMDESLKQEIRAALNTLKKRERDAIKMYFGIDREYALTLNEIGEEFNLTRERVRQIKENAIRRLSHKSRSKNLKSYLG; this comes from the coding sequence ATGACGAAGAAAGAAAAGAAGATTAGTGGTGATTCAAATAGAGCGCTCAGTAAGTATCTTGAAGAAATCGGAAAGTTTTCACCGCTGACTCCTGAAAAAGAGATCGAATTAGCCCAACGTCTTCGCGGGGGTGATCGTGAAGCGTTAAAAATTCTGACTGAATGCAATCTTCGGTTTGTCGTCAGTGTTGCGAAAGATTATCAGGGGCAGGGACTTCCGCTGACCGATCTGATCAACGAAGGAAATCTTGGGCTGATTAAAGCCGCCGAACGCTTCGACGAAACGCGCGGTTTTAAATTTATCTCGTATGCGGTTTGGTGGATTCGTCAGTCCATTTTGCAAGCGTTAGCCGAACATTCGCGCATCGTGCGCCTACCACTCAACCGCGTCGGCACCATTAGCAAGATTACAAAAGAAGCCGAAATTCTCGAACAGCAATACGAGCGTGCGCCGCTTCAGGATGAAATTGCCGCTGGGCTCGAAATGCAATCTGAGGAAGTTTCCGACGCCATCAGGATTTCCCGCAAACATCAGTCATTGAATGATCCTTTCCGCGATGGCGAATCAAACGCACTGATCGACGTCATTGAGGACGATGTTCAGGCGCCGCCTTATCATATTTTGATGGATGAATCTCTGAAACAAGAAATCCGCGCTGCGCTGAATACTCTGAAAAAACGCGAGCGAGATGCTATCAAGATGTACTTTGGGATCGATCGCGAATATGCATTGACGCTCAATGAAATTGGCGAGGAATTTAATCTCACGAGAGAGCGCGTTCGACAGATCAAAGAGAATGCGATTCGGCGCCTCAGTCACAAATCCCGCAGTAAAAATTTAAAGTCATACTTAGGTTAA
- the rpsU gene encoding 30S ribosomal protein S21 translates to MLEVTVYKNEPFERALRRFKKKYEKAGVLNDIKKNLNYEKPSVEKRMRKAKSIKRLHRTFFQRETGL, encoded by the coding sequence ATGTTAGAAGTAACCGTATACAAAAATGAACCGTTTGAAAGGGCCCTTCGCCGCTTTAAGAAGAAATACGAAAAAGCGGGTGTTCTGAACGACATCAAGAAGAATCTCAACTACGAAAAGCCCAGTGTCGAAAAAAGAATGCGCAAGGCGAAATCGATCAAACGACTGCACCGGACATTTTTCCAAAGGGAGACCGGTCTCTAA
- a CDS encoding ABC-F family ATPase, translated as MIQISQMGMTFGERKLFSDVTFNLAMGNCYGVVGANGSGKSTFLKILTGELTPTTGEVRTPSLLRLGFLKQNHFEFENDRILDVVLMGNPRLWSVLKEKERLIHQKMLDEKDGSRLAELEMLISDLGGYEAETQAATLLNGLGIENSQITETMSTLSGGYKLRVLLAQCLFGKPNVLLFDEPNNHLDIVSIAWLGDYLVEYPGVVVVVSHDYHFLNQISTHILDIDYESIKMYKGNYVQFTEAKELEIRQREQEIVRQEKKQEELQAFYEHFRAKATKARQAISRKKQLDRMEDVVIVRSSRISPVFQFVQKRPSGKQALIVSDLDKSFDDNHVLKNVSFYLGRGDRIAVIGPNGVGKSTLIKILGGHLKHDSGCVEWGHEVSIGYFAQNHKELIPSGTNPYEWLYGFAPTEFVSNIRGILGKALFSGDDVYKRSETLSGGESARLIFARLMLEQNNVLLLDEPTNHLDLEAIEALWQALVKFPGTVVFVSHDRHFVEKTATAILELRHDGFSFFEGDYHDFLGRKGIDHLDRNVVPTTKNATVVEKMDIKRVKPNMRERRQFTKELSRLEGKAAKREEDILSIENEIADIDNLFAGSEIYLPGRQDEFQCLFSRQKELKFCVHEEMILWEADQNRIAELNQLIAEIDNSKTSQ; from the coding sequence ATGATCCAAATCAGTCAAATGGGAATGACTTTTGGCGAGAGGAAACTCTTTTCTGATGTCACATTCAATTTGGCGATGGGAAACTGTTACGGTGTCGTTGGCGCGAACGGTTCCGGTAAAAGTACATTCCTGAAAATCCTGACCGGCGAATTGACGCCGACCACTGGCGAGGTGCGCACTCCGTCATTGCTAAGACTTGGTTTTCTGAAGCAGAACCATTTTGAGTTCGAAAACGACCGGATTTTGGACGTTGTTTTGATGGGTAATCCACGACTCTGGAGCGTGCTGAAGGAAAAGGAACGGCTGATTCATCAAAAAATGCTGGATGAAAAGGATGGCTCACGGCTCGCCGAACTTGAAATGCTGATTTCCGATCTCGGCGGCTACGAAGCAGAAACGCAGGCGGCAACACTTTTAAACGGACTCGGCATTGAAAATTCTCAGATTACTGAGACGATGTCAACACTTTCCGGCGGTTATAAACTGCGCGTTCTGCTGGCGCAATGCCTTTTTGGTAAGCCGAACGTTTTGCTGTTTGACGAACCGAACAACCATTTGGATATTGTTTCTATTGCATGGCTGGGCGATTACTTAGTCGAGTATCCCGGCGTTGTTGTTGTTGTTTCGCATGATTACCACTTTTTGAATCAGATTTCGACCCACATTTTGGACATCGATTATGAGTCGATCAAAATGTATAAAGGGAACTACGTTCAATTTACTGAGGCTAAAGAACTCGAAATCCGTCAGCGTGAGCAGGAAATAGTTCGGCAGGAAAAGAAGCAAGAAGAGTTACAGGCATTTTATGAGCATTTCCGTGCGAAGGCGACAAAAGCGCGTCAGGCGATCAGCCGGAAAAAGCAGTTAGACCGCATGGAAGATGTCGTCATCGTCCGCTCGTCACGCATCTCGCCGGTCTTTCAGTTCGTTCAGAAGCGCCCGTCTGGCAAACAGGCGCTTATCGTGTCCGATTTGGACAAGAGTTTCGACGATAATCACGTCTTGAAAAACGTATCGTTCTACCTTGGGCGCGGCGATCGCATTGCCGTCATCGGCCCAAACGGAGTCGGGAAATCGACGTTAATCAAAATTCTCGGCGGTCATTTGAAACACGACTCAGGGTGCGTTGAATGGGGACACGAAGTCTCGATCGGCTACTTCGCGCAGAATCATAAAGAACTTATCCCATCGGGTACAAATCCGTACGAATGGCTTTATGGTTTTGCGCCGACGGAATTCGTCAGCAATATCCGCGGTATTCTCGGAAAAGCGCTATTCAGCGGAGATGACGTTTATAAGCGCAGTGAAACGCTCAGCGGCGGCGAATCCGCTCGGCTCATTTTTGCCCGCCTGATGCTGGAACAGAACAACGTTCTGCTTCTCGACGAACCGACGAACCACCTCGATCTGGAAGCGATTGAAGCACTCTGGCAGGCGCTGGTGAAATTTCCCGGCACCGTTGTATTTGTCAGCCACGACCGGCATTTCGTTGAGAAAACTGCCACAGCCATCCTCGAACTGAGACACGACGGTTTCTCTTTTTTCGAAGGCGACTACCACGATTTTCTCGGCAGGAAAGGAATCGATCATCTCGATCGGAATGTTGTTCCTACAACTAAAAATGCCACTGTCGTTGAAAAGATGGACATAAAAAGAGTCAAACCAAACATGCGGGAACGGCGGCAATTCACTAAAGAACTCTCGCGACTCGAAGGCAAGGCGGCAAAGCGCGAAGAAGATATTCTCTCCATCGAAAACGAAATTGCCGACATCGATAATCTATTTGCCGGATCGGAAATCTATTTGCCGGGAAGACAAGATGAATTTCAGTGCCTATTCAGCCGACAAAAGGAACTGAAATTTTGCGTTCACGAAGAAATGATTCTTTGGGAAGCCGACCAAAACCGTATTGCTGAACTCAATCAACTTATCGCTGAAATAGACAACAGTAAAACTTCCCAATAA